The following coding sequences are from one Halomonas sp. HAL1 window:
- the mlaE gene encoding lipid asymmetry maintenance ABC transporter permease subunit MlaE produces MQSKFSNGTARITRLGRRGCDLMEALGRAGVFLFQSAVGVPSRAGWRLWLHQMHFVGVLSLAIVLVSGLFIGMVLALQGYTILVDFGAEQALGQMVALSLLRELAPVVAALLFAGRAGSALTAEIGLMKATEQLTSMEMIGVDPLRRVVAPRLWAGFVSLPILTVGFSVVGIWGGYLVGVEWLGVFEGSYWSNMQANVAFVSDIGNGMIKSAVFALVVTWIAVFQGYDLVPTSEGISRATTRTVVYSSLAVLGLDFVLTAVMFGGL; encoded by the coding sequence ATGCAGTCAAAATTTTCTAACGGTACCGCGCGTATTACCCGATTGGGGCGTCGAGGGTGCGATTTAATGGAAGCATTAGGCCGTGCGGGGGTGTTTCTCTTCCAATCCGCTGTCGGTGTGCCATCCCGTGCGGGTTGGCGCTTATGGTTGCATCAGATGCATTTTGTCGGTGTGCTTTCGCTTGCCATCGTGTTGGTGTCTGGGCTGTTTATCGGCATGGTGCTGGCACTGCAGGGCTATACCATTCTGGTCGATTTCGGCGCTGAACAGGCGCTTGGGCAGATGGTGGCGCTGTCATTGCTGCGTGAGCTTGCGCCTGTGGTGGCCGCGCTGCTGTTTGCTGGCCGTGCGGGCTCGGCATTGACTGCTGAGATTGGCTTGATGAAAGCCACCGAGCAGCTCACCAGTATGGAGATGATCGGTGTTGATCCGCTGCGCCGGGTGGTCGCTCCGCGGCTATGGGCGGGCTTTGTATCGCTACCCATTCTAACCGTAGGTTTTAGTGTGGTGGGTATCTGGGGTGGCTACTTGGTGGGCGTAGAGTGGTTGGGTGTTTTTGAGGGCTCCTACTGGAGCAACATGCAGGCCAATGTGGCTTTTGTCAGTGATATTGGCAATGGCATGATCAAAAGCGCTGTGTTTGCGCTGGTGGTGACCTGGATTGCTGTCTTTCAGGGCTACGACCTGGTGCCGACCTCAGAAGGCATATCTCGTGCTACCACACGCACGGTAGTGTATTCGTCGCTTGCAGTTCTGGGGCTTGATTTTGTGTTGACTGCCGTCATGTTTGGCGGCCTTTAA
- a CDS encoding RNA polymerase factor sigma-54: protein MVMKASLQLRMGTQLTMTPQLQQAIALLQLSTLDLRQEIQQALDANPMLEQEDEFGEQAVSEPKEEEWSESIPTELSVDSDWSDTYQDMGSHGGTSSEGPDFERQAAGQSLHGHLLWQLAMTDFGAREQLVAESLIDALDANGYLTQPLNDIREGLRAQGIDGLSQREVETILLKLQQFEPTGIFARDLRECLMLQLATLPDDTPLLVPARRLVRQFLEALGKDDMRLLKRRLGLDDNQLADVILLIRSLDPRPGSAYGDTDDSYVTPDLVVRHDHEGWHLELNPEALPRLRIQPDYASLIKRADKSQDNQFLKEHLQEARWLIKSLSSRNDTLLRVGREIITRQIGFLEHGEEAMKPLILADIAEAVEMHESTISRVTTQKFIHTPRGVFELKYFFSSQVSGQDGDSHSSTAIRARLKKLVQEEPPGKPLSDSRLVTLLGEGGIQVARRTVAKYREAMGIPSSSERRRLR, encoded by the coding sequence ATGGTCATGAAAGCTTCTCTTCAACTGCGCATGGGCACACAGCTGACCATGACACCTCAGCTGCAGCAGGCCATTGCCCTGTTACAGCTATCAACGCTGGACTTACGTCAAGAAATTCAGCAGGCCCTAGATGCCAACCCCATGCTGGAACAAGAGGATGAATTTGGCGAACAGGCTGTCAGCGAGCCCAAAGAGGAAGAGTGGTCAGAGAGCATTCCCACCGAGCTCTCGGTAGATAGTGACTGGTCTGATACCTACCAAGATATGGGCAGTCACGGTGGCACCAGCAGCGAAGGACCTGATTTTGAGCGCCAAGCGGCTGGCCAGAGTCTTCATGGGCACTTGCTGTGGCAGCTAGCCATGACTGATTTTGGCGCGCGAGAGCAACTTGTCGCAGAAAGTCTTATCGACGCGTTAGATGCTAATGGCTATTTAACTCAGCCGCTCAACGACATACGTGAAGGGCTTCGCGCTCAAGGTATCGACGGGCTTAGCCAGCGCGAAGTAGAAACCATTCTGCTTAAGCTTCAGCAATTTGAGCCAACAGGAATATTCGCCCGCGACCTGCGGGAGTGCCTGATGCTGCAGCTGGCCACTCTTCCCGATGATACGCCGTTGCTGGTTCCTGCCCGCCGCTTAGTACGGCAGTTTCTGGAAGCGCTCGGCAAAGATGACATGCGCTTACTAAAACGCCGCCTGGGACTCGATGATAACCAGCTGGCTGATGTCATTCTCCTCATTCGTAGCCTTGATCCACGCCCGGGCAGCGCCTATGGCGATACCGATGATAGTTATGTAACGCCCGACCTGGTCGTACGCCATGACCACGAAGGCTGGCACTTAGAGCTCAATCCTGAGGCATTGCCAAGGCTGCGCATTCAGCCCGACTACGCAAGCTTAATAAAGCGTGCGGATAAAAGTCAGGACAATCAGTTTTTAAAAGAACACTTGCAGGAAGCACGCTGGCTGATCAAGAGCCTCTCTAGCCGCAACGATACGCTACTGCGCGTTGGACGCGAGATTATCACCCGGCAAATTGGCTTTTTAGAACACGGCGAAGAAGCCATGAAGCCGCTCATATTGGCCGATATCGCCGAGGCCGTGGAAATGCACGAATCGACTATTTCCCGGGTAACCACTCAGAAATTTATTCATACGCCTCGCGGCGTATTTGAACTCAAATACTTTTTCTCAAGCCAAGTCAGCGGCCAGGATGGAGACAGCCATTCAAGCACCGCTATCCGCGCTCGGCTTAAGAAATTGGTTCAAGAGGAGCCGCCAGGCAAGCCGCTTTCTGATAGCCGCTTAGTCACGCTATTAGGAGAGGGGGGAATTCAAGTAGCGCGTCGAACGGTGGCTAAATACCGTGAAGCCATGGGCATTCCCTCCTCTAGCGAGCGACGTCGTTTGCGCTAG
- a CDS encoding ABC transporter ATP-binding protein yields MIDAPFIEIEDLHFSRGDHEIFRGINMTIPRGKVTAIMGPSGTGKTTLLKLIGGQLTPERGRIVIDGQDVHRLSRKALFTLRKRMGMLFQSGALFSDLDVFENVAFPLRVHTDLPDTMVRDLVLLKLQAVGLRGARHLTPAELSGGMARRVALARAVALDPELILYDEPFVGQDPISMGVLVQLIKRLNQALQLTSVVVSHDIKETLSIADYLYLIADGQVVAHGTPQTLDTNQDPRVSQFIHGEPDGPVPFHYPAEAFYRDILGEPPMAKTG; encoded by the coding sequence ATGATAGATGCTCCATTTATTGAAATTGAAGACCTCCATTTTTCACGTGGCGATCACGAGATTTTTCGCGGCATAAATATGACGATTCCTCGCGGCAAAGTAACCGCGATTATGGGGCCAAGCGGTACTGGTAAAACCACACTGCTTAAGCTAATCGGCGGGCAGTTGACCCCTGAGCGTGGGCGGATAGTGATTGATGGGCAAGATGTTCATCGGCTATCTCGTAAGGCGCTATTTACGTTACGTAAGAGAATGGGAATGCTATTTCAAAGTGGCGCGCTGTTTTCCGATTTAGATGTATTCGAAAACGTTGCCTTTCCGTTACGCGTACATACTGATTTGCCCGATACCATGGTGCGCGACCTAGTGCTACTTAAGCTGCAGGCGGTCGGGCTGCGCGGTGCGCGTCACTTGACGCCCGCAGAACTGTCGGGAGGCATGGCGCGTCGGGTCGCACTGGCTCGCGCCGTGGCGCTGGATCCGGAGTTGATCCTGTATGACGAACCTTTCGTTGGTCAGGATCCCATCTCTATGGGCGTTTTAGTGCAGCTTATCAAGCGCCTTAATCAAGCGCTGCAACTCACCTCTGTGGTGGTATCTCACGATATTAAAGAAACTCTGAGCATTGCAGACTATCTCTATTTAATTGCTGATGGTCAGGTGGTTGCCCATGGTACGCCGCAAACCTTAGATACGAATCAAGATCCCAGGGTTAGCCAGTTTATTCATGGCGAGCCCGATGGCCCAGTGCCGTTTCACTATCCCGCTGAGGCGTTTTATCGCGATATTTTGGGCGAGCCCCCGATGGCAAAGACAGGCTAA
- the lptC gene encoding LPS export ABC transporter periplasmic protein LptC — MVKRFKVRIWLAGLVIALGALLVWLDPRGPQDISIDPDAQAQEPGHVLENAEITLFGDNGNVMQSLKTPRLIHTPQRSETWTEEPQAVLYDSENRQWLASAEVGTLNTVTQALLMSGSARLIAPDEGWQLDTELLHYDGLNQHAWSETPVLLQQPPQQMSASRMDAWLNTSQVRLNDNVRGTHPPATQP; from the coding sequence ATGGTTAAACGCTTTAAAGTACGCATCTGGTTAGCCGGACTGGTGATTGCCTTAGGGGCTTTATTGGTATGGCTTGACCCCCGCGGGCCTCAAGACATTAGCATCGATCCCGACGCGCAGGCTCAAGAGCCAGGCCACGTACTGGAAAATGCTGAAATCACCCTGTTCGGCGATAACGGCAACGTTATGCAGTCGCTAAAAACGCCGCGGCTTATTCATACGCCGCAGCGAAGCGAAACCTGGACGGAAGAACCTCAAGCGGTACTGTATGATAGTGAGAATCGTCAGTGGCTGGCTAGCGCCGAAGTAGGCACGCTCAACACTGTTACACAGGCCCTGCTGATGTCTGGCTCGGCCAGACTGATCGCCCCGGATGAAGGCTGGCAGCTTGATACCGAGCTATTGCATTATGATGGCCTTAATCAACATGCTTGGAGTGAAACACCGGTATTACTGCAGCAACCACCCCAGCAAATGAGCGCTTCACGTATGGACGCGTGGCTTAACACCAGCCAGGTCCGCCTAAATGATAATGTGCGCGGCACACACCCCCCGGCCACGCAACCTTAA
- a CDS encoding KpsF/GutQ family sugar-phosphate isomerase, producing the protein MRQPLAPPSLLRESALRTLQIEQAAIGGLQAKLDESFDRACELILACQGRVVVTGMGKSGHIAGKLAATLASTGTPAFFVHPGEASHGDLGMITRSDVVLALSNSGETAEVTALLPLLKRLGTPLVSMTGRPNSTLAKHADAHLNSGVEREACPLDLAPTSSTTAALALGDALAVALLEARGFTAEDFALSHPGGSLGKRLLLRVRDLMHDGERLPQVPLGSPLRDALLEITRQGLGFTCVVDSDGRLAGVYTDGDLRRTLDQFHNLRDVIVDDVMTRPGKCIGPDILAAEAVRIMEESRITALAVVDEQQRPIGALHMHDLLASGVI; encoded by the coding sequence ATGCGCCAGCCTCTCGCTCCACCCAGCCTACTACGCGAAAGTGCATTGCGTACGCTGCAAATTGAGCAGGCAGCCATTGGCGGCCTTCAAGCCAAACTAGACGAAAGTTTTGACCGTGCCTGCGAGCTAATTCTCGCCTGCCAAGGCCGCGTGGTGGTGACCGGCATGGGCAAGTCGGGGCATATCGCAGGTAAGCTGGCGGCCACACTTGCCAGCACAGGCACACCAGCTTTTTTCGTTCACCCTGGTGAAGCCAGCCACGGCGATTTAGGCATGATCACCCGTTCCGATGTGGTATTGGCGCTGTCTAACTCGGGTGAAACCGCCGAAGTCACTGCGCTCTTACCGCTGCTTAAACGCCTGGGTACGCCGCTAGTCAGTATGACAGGCCGCCCCAACTCCACGCTGGCTAAACACGCTGATGCGCACCTGAACAGCGGCGTAGAGCGTGAGGCATGCCCGCTCGACCTGGCCCCCACCAGCTCCACCACGGCGGCGCTCGCCCTGGGCGACGCTCTGGCTGTGGCGCTGCTGGAAGCGCGCGGCTTTACCGCTGAAGATTTTGCCCTTTCCCACCCTGGTGGCAGCTTAGGCAAACGCTTGCTGCTGCGCGTTAGAGATCTTATGCACGACGGTGAGCGACTGCCCCAAGTCCCCCTGGGAAGCCCGCTGCGCGACGCGTTATTGGAAATCACCCGTCAAGGGCTAGGCTTTACCTGCGTGGTAGATAGCGATGGCCGCCTGGCCGGGGTATACACTGACGGTGACCTTCGACGCACGCTCGACCAGTTTCACAACCTGCGCGATGTCATCGTTGACGATGTAATGACCCGGCCGGGCAAGTGCATCGGCCCCGATATCCTTGCGGCGGAAGCGGTACGCATCATGGAAGAGAGCCGCATTACGGCGCTAGCAGTGGTTGATGAACAACAGCGTCCTATCGGGGCGCTACATATGCATGACCTGCTTGCCAGCGGCGTTATTTAA
- the lptB gene encoding LPS export ABC transporter ATP-binding protein: protein MATTDTAPIKTLYAHHLAKSYKRRRVVKDINLEISQGSIVGLLGPNGAGKTTSFYMIVGLVKSDAGKVGIDDVDLTRAPMHERAAAGIGYLPQEASIFRKLSVADNIMAILETRKELSRSDREQRLEALLEDFHITHIRDNLGMSLSGGERRRVEIARSLATEPAFILLDEPFAGVDPISVGEIKTIIRALKQRHIGVLITDHNVRETLDICDIAYIVGDGQIIASGSPASILTNQKVREVYLGADFRL, encoded by the coding sequence TTGGCAACTACAGACACTGCGCCAATCAAAACCCTATATGCCCATCACTTGGCCAAAAGCTATAAGCGACGTCGAGTCGTTAAAGACATCAATTTAGAGATCTCCCAAGGCAGCATCGTGGGCTTACTGGGCCCTAACGGCGCGGGCAAAACCACCTCGTTTTATATGATTGTGGGGCTGGTGAAATCCGATGCTGGCAAAGTGGGTATCGACGATGTAGATCTAACCCGCGCCCCAATGCATGAACGCGCTGCGGCGGGTATCGGCTACCTTCCGCAAGAAGCGTCTATTTTTCGTAAATTATCGGTTGCCGATAATATTATGGCGATACTCGAAACACGCAAAGAACTCAGCCGTAGCGACCGCGAGCAGCGCCTGGAAGCGCTACTTGAAGATTTTCACATTACCCATATTCGCGACAACCTGGGCATGAGCCTTTCAGGCGGTGAACGCAGGCGTGTGGAGATTGCTCGCTCACTGGCGACAGAACCCGCATTCATTCTGCTGGACGAGCCCTTTGCTGGCGTAGACCCCATTTCGGTGGGCGAGATCAAAACCATTATTCGGGCATTAAAGCAGCGCCACATCGGCGTACTGATTACCGACCACAACGTTCGCGAAACCCTGGATATTTGTGATATCGCCTACATCGTGGGCGATGGTCAAATCATCGCCAGCGGCTCTCCAGCCTCGATACTCACTAACCAGAAAGTGAGGGAGGTTTATTTAGGCGCTGATTTCCGCCTCTAG
- a CDS encoding HAD family hydrolase, which produces MTLPNALLDRLRRVRLLALDVDGVLTDGRLYFQADGIEIKAFHTQDGHGLKLLKRVGIHVALVTGRDSPMVSQRAASLGIDLVHQGCEDKLAILRGLCQRLDIELEQVAYCGDDLPDLAAIKRCGVGITVPNAPDYMHTHADWTTERLGGHGAVREICDTLLEAQGHWSAVLDTYLHGRN; this is translated from the coding sequence ATGACCTTACCTAATGCGCTACTTGATCGACTCCGCCGCGTGCGCCTATTAGCGTTGGATGTTGACGGCGTACTGACCGACGGCCGCCTCTACTTCCAGGCTGACGGTATCGAAATCAAAGCATTTCATACTCAGGATGGTCATGGGCTGAAGCTTCTCAAGCGAGTGGGTATACATGTAGCGCTGGTGACGGGCCGCGACTCTCCCATGGTGAGCCAGCGCGCCGCATCACTGGGCATCGACCTGGTCCATCAAGGCTGTGAAGACAAGCTTGCCATCCTGCGCGGGCTTTGCCAGCGTCTCGATATAGAGTTAGAGCAGGTGGCCTACTGTGGTGACGACCTACCTGACTTGGCCGCTATTAAGCGTTGCGGCGTCGGCATTACCGTCCCTAATGCGCCCGATTACATGCATACCCACGCCGACTGGACCACGGAACGTCTAGGTGGCCACGGTGCCGTCCGCGAAATCTGCGATACGCTGCTTGAAGCTCAAGGGCACTGGAGCGCGGTGCTCGACACCTACCTGCACGGCCGCAATTAA
- the rapZ gene encoding RNase adapter RapZ, with the protein MQLVIISGRSGSGKSIALQALEDLGYYAIDNLPAMLLGSLVDELRDQGDRAHLAVSIDARNLPGALARLPSLLEDLRQRKIDFQVIYLTTDARILLERYSATRRRHPLTRDSEMTLEEAINKEEETLLDIRDLADLLIDTSRLSVHDLRRRITDQVAHQRRDKLTLTLESFGYKRGVPLDADLVFDVRCLPNPYWDPTLRQFTGRDANIVAFLSGYPIVDAMTNDIQAWLERWLPAYQDSQRSYMTIAIGCTGGQHRSVYMVEQLAERLVHSMGEIQLRHRELGLQYTLNEQLAAPPASTSQTDEQQATS; encoded by the coding sequence ATGCAACTTGTGATCATTAGCGGCCGCTCTGGGTCAGGTAAATCTATCGCCTTACAAGCGCTTGAAGATCTTGGCTACTATGCGATTGATAACCTCCCTGCCATGTTGCTGGGGTCGTTGGTGGACGAATTACGCGACCAGGGCGACCGCGCCCATTTGGCGGTCAGTATTGATGCCCGTAACTTGCCTGGCGCCCTGGCACGACTGCCCTCTTTATTAGAGGATTTGCGGCAACGTAAAATTGATTTTCAAGTGATCTATCTGACCACTGATGCGCGCATCTTACTTGAGCGTTACTCCGCAACACGGCGGCGGCACCCGCTGACGCGCGATAGCGAAATGACGCTTGAAGAGGCTATCAATAAAGAAGAAGAAACGCTGCTCGACATTCGTGATCTAGCCGATTTATTGATCGATACCTCGCGGCTATCAGTTCACGATTTGCGTCGTCGCATTACCGACCAAGTCGCCCATCAGCGGCGCGACAAGCTCACGCTGACGCTTGAGTCGTTTGGTTATAAGCGCGGTGTACCGTTGGATGCTGATTTGGTTTTCGACGTGCGCTGCCTGCCAAACCCATATTGGGACCCAACGCTACGCCAATTCACAGGCCGCGATGCGAACATAGTGGCCTTCTTAAGCGGTTATCCTATCGTAGACGCCATGACTAACGATATTCAGGCTTGGCTTGAGCGCTGGCTGCCCGCTTACCAAGATAGCCAGCGTAGCTACATGACTATCGCGATTGGCTGCACCGGTGGGCAACACCGCTCGGTCTATATGGTCGAACAGCTAGCAGAGCGATTAGTACACAGTATGGGCGAAATTCAATTACGTCATCGCGAGTTAGGCTTGCAGTACACATTAAATGAACAGCTAGCTGCTCCGCCCGCCAGCACATCCCAAACCGACGAGCAGCAAGCAACTTCTTAA
- the lptA gene encoding lipopolysaccharide transport periplasmic protein LptA → MKAIIYTALFSTTLFALTMPLSAMAQTSQQAPVEVEADRLDLDQRAGTAVYTGDVDIRQGEMQLRGERVEIERNEAGELSKATSTGERAYLRHQVEGQDGPTEGWARRIIYHVAERRVELIDQAELIQLEDTFTGGRLEYFIDREVIQARSDVDGSEPQRIRMTLQPEQ, encoded by the coding sequence ATGAAAGCCATTATTTATACAGCCCTTTTCTCCACCACTCTTTTTGCCCTCACGATGCCGTTATCGGCAATGGCCCAAACGTCACAACAAGCCCCTGTAGAAGTAGAAGCCGACCGCTTAGATCTGGACCAGCGGGCGGGCACCGCCGTTTACACCGGGGATGTAGATATTCGCCAAGGCGAAATGCAGTTGCGAGGCGAACGGGTAGAGATCGAACGCAACGAGGCTGGCGAACTATCGAAAGCGACATCCACCGGCGAACGCGCCTACCTGCGTCATCAAGTTGAAGGCCAAGATGGCCCCACTGAAGGCTGGGCGCGACGGATTATTTATCACGTCGCTGAGCGCCGCGTAGAGCTGATTGACCAAGCCGAGCTGATCCAGCTCGAGGATACGTTCACCGGCGGGCGCCTTGAGTATTTTATTGACCGTGAAGTGATTCAAGCACGCTCTGACGTTGACGGCAGCGAGCCCCAGCGCATACGTATGACCCTTCAGCCTGAACAATAG
- a CDS encoding HPr family phosphocarrier protein, whose translation MPERILTLTNQRGLHARAATKLVKCGQQFTATIRVQKQQQVADAANIMSLLMLAAPCGTELTINAEGDDAEQALDAIQALFDARFEEDQ comes from the coding sequence GTGCCAGAAAGAATTCTCACACTTACCAATCAACGCGGCCTGCATGCACGCGCGGCGACCAAACTGGTAAAATGCGGCCAACAGTTCACGGCGACAATACGTGTTCAAAAACAGCAACAGGTCGCTGACGCCGCCAACATCATGTCACTGCTGATGCTCGCCGCCCCTTGCGGTACCGAGCTAACCATCAACGCTGAAGGCGATGACGCCGAACAGGCGCTTGATGCTATTCAAGCGCTGTTCGATGCTCGTTTTGAAGAAGATCAGTAG
- a CDS encoding PTS sugar transporter subunit IIA, which yields MTLETILPPERVLFDVPGGSKKRVLEFFSTFIAQNIPSLDSQEVFSRLIGRERLGSTGIGNGVAIPHARSPHCSAPIAGFLKLAEAIDFDAIDGDPVDLVFVLLVPEEADDTHLSLLGQVATIMNDADTRQKLRKAGSQRELLELLTAKIREQTTS from the coding sequence ATGACGTTGGAAACCATACTCCCCCCGGAACGGGTTCTCTTTGACGTACCCGGGGGCAGCAAAAAAAGGGTGCTGGAATTTTTCAGCACCTTTATTGCCCAAAATATCCCCAGTCTGGACAGCCAAGAAGTGTTTAGCCGTTTAATTGGCCGTGAGCGCTTAGGCAGTACCGGGATTGGTAACGGCGTGGCTATTCCCCATGCGCGTAGTCCTCACTGCTCGGCCCCGATTGCTGGTTTTTTAAAACTCGCAGAAGCGATTGATTTTGATGCTATCGACGGCGACCCGGTGGATCTGGTGTTTGTATTGCTAGTTCCAGAAGAGGCTGATGACACACATCTCTCTCTGCTCGGCCAGGTAGCTACCATCATGAACGATGCGGATACGCGTCAGAAACTGCGTAAAGCAGGCAGCCAGCGCGAACTACTTGAGTTGCTTACCGCTAAAATTCGTGAGCAAACAACCTCCTGA
- the raiA gene encoding ribosome-associated translation inhibitor RaiA: MQVNITGHHVELTDALRDYVNEKLERVERHYDNITTVQVTLSVEKERQQAACTLHAAGADLHAEALDSDMYAAIDALADKIDRQLVKHKEKAQARAQGAGVR; this comes from the coding sequence ATGCAAGTTAATATCACTGGTCATCACGTAGAACTGACTGACGCCTTGCGTGACTATGTCAACGAAAAGCTTGAACGTGTAGAGCGCCATTACGACAACATAACCACGGTGCAAGTCACCTTATCTGTGGAGAAAGAGCGCCAGCAGGCCGCCTGTACACTGCACGCAGCAGGTGCTGATTTACATGCGGAAGCCCTAGACAGTGATATGTACGCCGCTATTGACGCATTAGCGGACAAAATTGATCGGCAACTCGTTAAACATAAGGAAAAAGCACAAGCTCGCGCCCAAGGCGCAGGCGTGCGTTAA